The nucleotide sequence ActataaattaagaaaataaatatatatataaaatttaaaaaataaaaattagtccTGTCAGATACATACTGCTATATATTCAGCATTTTAGAATTAATGGTCATTTCTGTGCAGCAGCATCACACCCCATGGCCACCCCACTGCCTACATTCAAGTACAGATTATTTGATGCCATGTTGTTGGGACAAATTCCTATTAAAGCTTTCATCCTTCATAGCTTTTACCAGCCAGTCCCTCTCGTTCTCCTCATCAGTGTCACTCATATCACTGGAATCAGCAGCCAGGAGGcgagaataattaatttttttctgccgTGGCAATTTAGATTGGACAATTAAGAACAAGAAGAGCCAGAGCACCAGGCACACACAGCACGCCCTGAACAGAACCGCCAGCCCAAAGTGCTGCACAACAAATCCTCCTGCAAAACTGCCCAAGCTGGCTCCTCCCCCGTAGCAGAGGGCCTGGAGAAGAGAGTGCAGGGACCTCTCCATGCCTGGAGTGGCAATGTCATCCACGTTCCCCTCAACCACCCACCACAAAGCACCGTTACTGAAGGCAGATAAAACCTGGATGAGGAGAACTGACCAGGCAGTCCACAGGAAGGAGTAGCACAGGAGCTGTACTGCCAGGAGGCTTAGACTCACTGAAACAATTCTGCTGCTCGAGCAAGTCCTTAGCAACTTGCCTTTGAAGGAATAAAGCAAAATTTCAGCTAGCAGGGAAACTGCCACAGAGAGCCCCATGTACAGCTCACTGCTGCCTCGGTCCTGCATCTGCCAGAAGAGAAAGTtgtgcactgcagagctggctgagccAGTGAGGAAGATGGTGAGGGCATAGAGGATGGCATGGCCATCACtccccagcagggccagggctttggtggttttgttgaTGTGGTCGCTTTTCTTGGGAGCctggagaggcagaaagagaCTGACAAACAAGGATAGCACTGTCAGGAGAGCATAGCCATAGAAATGGACAGCAAGGCGGGTGATTGTCCTGCTGAGGAAGCAATTCAGGTGATCCACCAGCAGGGCAACGCTGCAGGCACCTGCAGATGCCCCCAGGTAACTCCAGATCCACAGCTTGCTGTACCTGTCAGTCGAGTCAACAAAGTCGAGATACTGGTAGAGACCCTCATCCACTGCCCACTCGAAAGCTGCAGCCAACAGCTCCCAAACCACAACAGCACCCAGCACCATAAGAAAAATCTGATTCTCTCTGTCCTGAAAGATGCTTGGCATTGCCTCGAAGCTGAAATCTTGAGTGTCCTGGTGGTCTGAAAGGTTTCTGGTTATGTAAGCATCTCCAACAGCAGAAAGAGTTGCTTTAAACAGAGTGAGCCCACTGCTTTCAGTAGTCTGAAGGCTTTCTCCAGCATTGCCCTCTAGATCCACTGAAGAAGCCACATGGGTCCTTTCCTTCTCGAGTCCATGTAAGGGAAGTCTATAGGAGGAAGGCAGTTCTGGTTCTTGTGTCTCCCACTTAACTGCTTTCACAGAAGAAGTTGTCCAGTCAGAAGGACCATCCAAGTAGCCATTTGTCTTCACATCCCCTTcacctcctctgcttttttcctccaatGTATCTGTCGGGCCAAGTAAGGCTGCACTGGTTAGTGTTGGCTCTCTGCTCTCTAGCAAGACATCAGCAGTcgttttcatctttttttttgacACGGCTTTCACGTCCGTATTAACACTCACGCTTATAACAGTGTAGCCGCCGGTACTCGGGCTGGGCACGGTGGTGGCGGCCCCTGTGTCCCCCGGCTGCTGGCTGGCATTACAGTCCCGGTACCCCGCGACCCGGTGGGCGGGCGGGATGAGGGTGAGCAGCAGGCTGGCCCCCGCCGagcccagcaaggagcaggcaACCAGCAGGCGACGTTTCCCGCCGCCCTTGGGGCAGCGGGCACAGAGAAGAGCCCACAGACCTACCGCCAGGTACCGTGCTCCGGCCACGGCGCCCACCAGCGGGGCGGGCAGCCCCAGGTGCCGCAGGTACAGCGGCAGGAACGGGGCCGCGCAGGCCCTGCCCGCGCCCTGCAAGAGACGGAAGAAGCCGGAGAGAGCCAGGGCCCGCCCGACGTCCCACTGCTCGCTCATGGTGCCTCCGCATACTCCTCCCGATGGCACCGGCGGCTGACACCGACCTCCCGGAcctttccccaccccctccGGGCCGCTCGGACCGGACCTGCAGCGGGGCCGCCCCGCTGACACCTCCCGCCCCGCGACGTTGCTAGGAGACGGCGGCGGGAAGACAGCGCCCCCTACCGGCCGGGAGGGTCCGGTTCGAATCCGCTGTGGGGAAAGGgcgtggggtggggggggggggttgggtttgaGGCCGCCTCATGGGAcggcccagggcagggctgagcccaggctgcagggggGATCCCAGCCTGGACTTTAGGGTTTATTTCTAGGAAGGTCAGCAAACGGGCTTGCGGCCTCATCGCACAGCAGTCACCGAGTCCCTGTCGCGTCGTTCCCGGGTGCATTGGACACCCCGGAGGTCACGGGTGCTCTTACACGGAACTGTCACGGCTGGAAAAGACCGGTGAGGTCACCGCGTCTCAGCCCCTGGGGTCACCAGGAGAACTCACACCCACTGCACAGTGCAGCACAGATCCAGCTGAGCCTGGTCTTTGAGGAGCCACATGGGGAggtcacatttttttttcttgctttcacagaatcacagaatgtttaggttggaagagacctccaagatcatccagtccaacctttggcTAACATCACTGTCAACTACTAAActaaaaactgctttaaaacaCCTCAAGGAGGTGCTTGGTGCTTCTCCCCTGTGCTGCATTCATCCCAGCAGTGTTGGAAGGCTGCTTCATGGTCTGTCCTCAGTGCTGCAGGGCAAAGCAGGGACCACCCGAAATCTCTGTGTGGAGGGCTCAGTGAGCTCAGGCAAGGATAGGGAGCTGCTGAAATGATCCTGGTGGGAACTGAAATATGGATGGGCTCACAGACTTCTGCATCCAAATTTCTCCAGTTCAGCCATTTCTGACCACCCCTTGGCAACAGAGCTCTCTGGCCAGGAAGCCTCTCTGTGTGTAACAGAGCAGGTAGCCTGCAGATGAGGAGAAGACTACAGCCATAGAGGGAAAATGACACTGATGTCTTTCTGTTCCTACCAGCACATTCCCTACCCATCCCAGCCATGTGCAAgcatagaaaaaataaaacaacaacaacaacaaagttAAACTGTCCgtttctgctgattttttctatttctttttaaattggcATTAAAAGGATTGCACCTCCTGATGCAGATCATCTCTGACACCTATACAAATAACTTATAAACCATCTACATCATTTACAACTGTACAGAGTAAACTCTCGACACTGCAGACCACAGTCTAACCCAGCTGATGGTCTCTTGGCTTTGTAAGCATTTGCCTTGGGTTCCAGGGTACCTGAACCCCTGAATGAAGCCCCAGGGACACTGAGGTGTGAAGAGATGCTGGTGACCCCTTAAACCTTGTGTTACctcatgcagcagcagctcacagaagaaaacaccAGGTGGGAGCAGGCTTCTCCTGATTTGTTTCTGAGCTGTAGCACAGAGCTGGCTCTGGGACTCCCCATTGGTGACAGCCAGAGATGACTGGAAAGAGCTGCTGAGCACACCCAGAAAGCTAAAGGACACTTTCTTTGAGCTACTGATccaaaaaagcagctctgactGAAGGAAACCCAGATAATGTCAGCCAAGTGAATAAAACAATTACAGTGTCATAGAAGGAATGCCCCCAAATTCCCTCTGTGGTGAATTTAGGGAGGAGTCCCTAAATTCAAAAAACACACACTGTGTTTCTTCCATTATTTCAGTCAccacaaaatggaaagaagacAGGGTGCTCCTCCATGATCATACTTGACACCCTGTCAGTCTGAGCCTGagtgggagcagcagctgtgcagggCTGATCTGCAGACCAGGGGAGGGCTTCTACACTATGGtagcagcagaggaaaggaataGAGAAGTTTTGCAGGCATCCTGTCCATCCATCATTCCCAGGAGCACTGCTCCACTCTTCCACATCTCTTTCCCACACCACAGGCACAGACCAAACCTGGACTACAAGGCAGACTGGGATGCAGAGATGTTGCTGGTTGCCCTCACAGAGAAggtctcctgctgctggggttgTAGGTGGCTGTTCCCAGCATGTACAACTGGAAGAACACAACTGGTGCTCCTAAGGCTCCATACCAGATGCAGAAAAAGCACAGTGAAATCCCAGGTGGACTCAAAGATACAGCTCCAACATCAAAGAGATGTTGTGCAGCCTCCACTGCCTACTAGAAGGTTTCTTCTTCAAGTAGATCCACACCATTCCCAGCCCAACATTCCCCACATCACCTCCTAGGCAGCCTGAATTCTTCTTTCCCTGTTCTTGCCAAATACTGAGCTGGATTTCCCAGGTCTCTGTTCAACACCATTCCTCCTTACTTTGTGTGGCCCCTTAGAAACAACAACAGATTTTCTACTGCCTTCCACAGAAGCT is from Calypte anna isolate BGI_N300 chromosome 18, bCalAnn1_v1.p, whole genome shotgun sequence and encodes:
- the LOC103529219 gene encoding major facilitator superfamily domain-containing protein 6-like protein B isoform X1 produces the protein MSEQWDVGRALALSGFFRLLQGAGRACAAPFLPLYLRHLGLPAPLVGAVAGARYLAVGLWALLCARCPKGGGKRRLLVACSLLGSAGASLLLTLIPPAHRVAGYRDCNASQQPGDTGAATTVPSPSTGGYTVISVSVNTDVKAVSKKKMKTTADVLLESREPTLTSAALLGPTDTLEEKSRGGEGDVKTNGYLDGPSDWTTSSVKAVKWETQEPELPSSYRLPLHGLEKERTHVASSVDLEGNAGESLQTTESSGLTLFKATLSAVGDAYITRNLSDHQDTQDFSFEAMPSIFQDRENQIFLMVLGAVVVWELLAAAFEWAVDEGLYQYLDFVDSTDRYSKLWIWSYLGASAGACSVALLVDHLNCFLSRTITRLAVHFYGYALLTVLSLFVSLFLPLQAPKKSDHINKTTKALALLGSDGHAILYALTIFLTGSASSAVHNFLFWQMQDRGSSELYSADRCSWRGSGLSWEPRSRAVEQIHLRCTEGSLEWMYPARALRVVLEPNLASAQHTTVCIKPASDFQGASIYVERAGQLHLVVSEAEGAQPHHVSCFSAQTPQRVALFLQASPQRDISRRTASFQYELLSNQSTAGPDFKKMALAEAMCRPCDNVELLMAICSSDFVVKGSIRNVSHDSVNHMSQVDVSVQKVYRQKNTIFQQDEASGEWRGPIQTLLRCKVKKGGGDFLFTGNEHFGEAWLGCAPRFKDFMFIYQAARDRGANPCEFQLN